One window of Pelmatolapia mariae isolate MD_Pm_ZW linkage group LG18, Pm_UMD_F_2, whole genome shotgun sequence genomic DNA carries:
- the LOC134616594 gene encoding lysine-specific demethylase 4A-like isoform X1, with translation MASDASKGIMTFYPTAEEFKDFRRYVAYMESKGAHKAGLAKIVPPKEWKPRHSYDDIDDLVIPAPIQQVVTGVSGLFTQYNIQRRSMTVREFRRVANSNRYCSPHYDNFEELERKYWKNVTFNAPLYGADVNGTLYDPDVREWNICHLDTILDTVERDSGITIEGVNTPYLYFGMWKTTFPWHTEDMDLYSINYLHFGEPKSWYCIPPEHGKRFERLAQGFFPNSAQNCDAFLRHKMTLISPFVLKKYSIPFERITQEAGEFMITFPYSYHAGFNHGFNCAESTNFATERWIEYGKQAVLCSCRRDMVKISMDVFVKKYQPDRYEQWLEGRDLVPIDHSRPTPEAKEFLDESFNDITSSSETSSIKSCGEDGQWKSTKQRIETKRHRVCLEVPEEVVPQVEDEDDEEQYGKRPRLSLIPPRAVPQDGKRNKGPPKLVVTPTKLTLMDPFHRGLSQSKGDSGCPPHYTKTRAPAISSQSRSRNGHLSVSAASMWTEVGTQPARKMGVASLLFHRTLSPKDILQVQSYSQETQRQPTTQLHVHSYAREHQARHLQHKTLTPVPSSSQAPHCEQMKARPQFEITMTKVAQNEQEAQNIVVTDKEEHEPKTSVPVEALAEVEKPQVEPISKPASPLVLTQPQDVNKVETEAPKSNKRKNIQSPLVDNGIVILKDTIPVMKPVHDELKVIPQIHHQVSDEQSYCKPVKNQQEAQLCKLPRHHPLFREAHSDDDLYVDVQVIQEEKEEWAKPLTQLWQCLPFSPDAEREYNKCMGQQAPYCSICLLFYTHHQSESNTGSPSVTLVNRPGGQQWSKPLIPEMCFNTQSSKITDSGEGQLSNPNVAEDGTSRLVSCTQCCVRVHASCYGISRDDAELDEWLCARCEADAITEDCCLCSLRGGALQRANNDKWVHVMCAITVLEARFVNITERSPVDLSAIPLPRFRLKCVYCRKRIKREVKGCCVQCSHGRCSTAFHPTCAQAAGVLMHPDDWPFIVFITCHRHRAPAIPERSKAAMQELAVGQKVICKYKNGRYYQSELLELTTATFYEVVFDDGSFSDNLFPEDIENRDCVRLGPPAKGDAVQVRWTDGLIYGAKFVASHSIPMYLVEFEDGSQISAKREDIYTLDEDLPKRVKSRMSVASDMRFELFAQNEVKQTTKRQRVINSRYREDYIEPVIYRAIME, from the exons ATGGCTTCGGACGCTTCCAAAGGGATTATGACTTTTTATCCCACTGCTGAGGAATTCAAGGATTTCAGGCGCTATGTTGCATATATGGAGTCGAAGGGAGCACATAAAGCAGGCCTGGCTAAA ATTGTCCCACCAAAAGAATGGAAGCCCAGACATTCTTATGACGACATAGATGATTTGGTGATACCTGCACCCATTCAGCAGGTTGTGACAGGTGTGTCAGGTCTCTTCACGCAGTACAACATACAGAGGAGATCCATGACGGTGAGAGAGTTTCGCAGGGTTGCCAACAGCAACAG GTACTGTAGTCCACATTATGATAACTTTGAGGAGCTGGAAAGGAAGTACTGGAAGAACGTGACCTTTAATGCTCCTTTATATGGGGCAGATGTTAATGGAACATTGTATGATCCA GATGTCAGGGAGTGGAATATTTGCCATCTGGACACCATTTTGGATACTGTGGAGCGTGACAGCGGCATCACTATTGAGGGTGTTAATACACCCTACTTGTATTTTGGCATGTGGAAGACCACCTTTCCATGGCACACAGAGGACATGGACCTCTACAGTATCAATTATTTGCACTTTGGAGAACCTAAATCATG GTATTGTATTCCTCCAGAGCATGGGAAAAGATTTGAGCGTCTGGCTCAAG GCTTCTTTCCCAATAGCGCTCAGAATTGTGATGCCTTTCTAAGGCACAAGATGACACTGATCTCTCCTTTTGTACTAAAGAAATACAGCATTCCATTCGAAAGG ATTACTCAGGAGGCTGGGGAGTTCATGATCACTTTCCCCTATTCCTATCATGCTGGTTTTAACCACGGCTTCAACTGTGCAGAGTCCACCAACTTTGCTACAGAGAGATGGATTGAATATGGCAAGCAGGCAGTTTTG TGCTCATGCCGTAGAGACATGGTGAAGATTTCCATGGATGTCTTTGTGAAAAAATACCAGCCAGATCGCTACGAACAGTGGCTGGAAGGCCGAGACCTGGTGCCCATTGACCATTCACGACCCACCCCAGAAGCTAAGGAGTTCTTGGATGAGTCATTTAAtgacatcaccagcagcagTGAGACTAGCTCCATCAAGAGCTGTGGGGAGGACGGACAGTGGAAGAG CACTAAACAAAGAATAGAGACCAAAAGACACCGGGTGTGTCTGGAAGTGCCCGAAGAAGTTGTGCCTCAGGTTGAAGATGAAGACGATGAAGAGCAGTATGGAAAGCGTCCTAGACTCAGTCTTATACCTCCACGGGCTGTGCCACAAGATGGGAAAAGAAATAAAG GCCCACCAAAGTTGGTTGTCACTCCAACCAAGCTCACGCTAATGGATCCATTTCACAGGGGCCTGTCCCAAAGTAAGGGTGACAGTGGCTGCCCTCCTCATTATACCAAGACTCGTGCACCTGCAATCTCATCTCAGTCCAGGTCCAGAAACGGGCATCTCTCAGTCTCAGCAGCCTCTATGTGGACAGAAGTTGGAACTCAGCCTGCCCGCAAAATGGGTGTTGCCAGTCTGCTATTCCACAGGACTCTGAGTCCTAAAGACATTCTTCAGGTGCAGAGCTACAGTCAAGAGACGCAGCGGCAACCCACCACACAGCTACATGTGCACAGCTATGCCAGAGAGCACCAGGCCCGCCATCTCCAGCACAAAACCTTAACGCCGGTTCCATCTTCATCTCAGGCGCCGCACTGTGAGCAAATGAAGGCACGGCCTCAATTTGAAATCACTATGACCAAAGTAGCACAGAATGAACAAGAAGCACAAAATATTGTGGTGACGGACAAAGAAGAACATGAACCCAAAACGTCCGTGCCTGTCGAAGCTCTGGCTGAAGTCGAGAAGCCTCAAGTTGAGCCCATAAGCAAGCCTGCTTCCCCGCTGGTTCTCACACAGCCACAAGATGTGAACAAAGTGGAAACTGAGGCTCCCAAGAGTAACAAGAGAAAG AATATCCAATCCCCCCTCGTGGATAATGGCATTGTCATCCTGAAAGACACCATTCCTGTCATGAAACCAGTGCACGATGAGCTGAAGGTGATTCCTCAGATTCATCAT CAGGTGTCAGACGAGCAGTCGTACTGCAAGCCTGTCAAGAACCAGCAGGAAGCACAGCTGTGTAAGCTGCCTCGTCATCATCCTCTGTTCAGGGAGGCACACAGTGATGATG ATTTATATGTAGATGTGCAGGTCATCcaagaggagaaagaggagtGGGCAAAGCCACTAACCCAGTTATGGCAGTGTCTGCCATTTAGCCCTGATGCGGAGAGGGAATATAACAAATGCATGGGCCAACAGGCTCCCTACTGCTCTATCTGCCTGCTCTTCTACACTCACCATCAG tCTGAATCCAATACTGGGAGTCCCAGTGTGACACTGGTGAACCGTCCAGGGGGTCAACAGTGGTCTAAACCACTGATCCctgaaatgtgttttaacaCCCAGTCCAGTAAGATTACTGACAGCGGGGAGGGGCAGCTGTCTAACCCTAATGTAGCCGAGGATGGTACCAGCCGCCTGGTGAGCTGCACTCAGTGCTGCGTACGTGTACATGCAA GTTGCTATGGCATTTCCAGGGATGATGCAGAGCTAGATGAATGGCTGTGTGCCCGCTGTGAGGCTGACGCCATCACTGAG GACTGCTGCCTGTGTTCCCTGAGAGGAGGAGCTTTACAGAGAGCCAACAATGACAA GTGGGTTCATGTGATGTGTGCCATAACTGTGCTGGAAGCTCGCTTTGTCAACATCACTGAGCGGAGCCCAGTTGACCTCTCTGCCATCCCACTGCCACGTTTCAGACTG AAATGTGTGTACTGCAGGAAACGGATAAAGAGGGAAGTGAAAGGCTGCTGTGTTCAGTGCTCCCATGGGCGTTGCTCCACGGCGTTTCACCCCACATGTGCTCAGGCAGCTGGTGTCCTCATGCACCCAGATGACTGGCCATTTATAGTCTTCATCACCTGCCACAGGCATAGAGCACCAGCCATACCTGAG CGCAGCAAAGCTGCCATGCAGGAACTGGCAGTGGGCCAAAAGGTGATCTGTAAATACAAGAATGGCCGTTACTACCAGAGCGAATTGCTGGAGCTAACCACGGCTACGTTTTATGAAGTGGTGTTTGACGACGGCTCATTCAGCGACAACCTCTTCCCTGAGGATATTGAG aACCGGGACTGCGTCCGCCTCGGCCCACCTGCCAAAGGTGACGCTGTTCAAGTTCGATGGACAGATGGGTTGATATATGGAGCCAAGTTTGTAGCTTCCCACTCCATCCCCATGTACCTG gtggaaTTTGAGGATGGTTCGCAAATCTCTGCCAAGCGAGAAGACATCTACACTCTAGATGAAGATCTGCCTAAACGGGTCAAGTCAAGAATG TCGGTGGCATCAGACATGCGTTTCGAGCTCTTCGCGCAAAACGAAGTCAAGCAGACCACCAAAAGGCAGCGGGTCATCAATTCTCGATATAGAGAGGACTACATTGAGCCCGTCATCTATCGAGCCATCATGGAGTGA
- the LOC134616594 gene encoding lysine-specific demethylase 4A-like isoform X2: MASDASKGIMTFYPTAEEFKDFRRYVAYMESKGAHKAGLAKIVPPKEWKPRHSYDDIDDLVIPAPIQQVVTGVSGLFTQYNIQRRSMTVREFRRVANSNRYCSPHYDNFEELERKYWKNVTFNAPLYGADVNGTLYDPDVREWNICHLDTILDTVERDSGITIEGVNTPYLYFGMWKTTFPWHTEDMDLYSINYLHFGEPKSWYCIPPEHGKRFERLAQGFFPNSAQNCDAFLRHKMTLISPFVLKKYSIPFERITQEAGEFMITFPYSYHAGFNHGFNCAESTNFATERWIEYGKQAVLCSCRRDMVKISMDVFVKKYQPDRYEQWLEGRDLVPIDHSRPTPEAKEFLDESFNDITSSSETSSIKSCGEDGQWKSTKQRIETKRHRVCLEVPEEVVPQVEDEDDEEQYGKRPRLSLIPPRAVPQDGKRNKGPPKLVVTPTKLTLMDPFHRGLSQSKGDSGCPPHYTKTRAPAISSQSRSRNGHLSVSAASMWTEVGTQPARKMGVASLLFHRTLSPKDILQVQSYSQETQRQPTTQLHVHSYAREHQARHLQHKTLTPVPSSSQAPHCEQMKARPQFEITMTKVAQNEQEAQNIVVTDKEEHEPKTSVPVEALAEVEKPQVEPISKPASPLVLTQPQDVNKVETEAPKSNKRKNIQSPLVDNGIVILKDTIPVMKPVHDELKVIPQIHHVSDEQSYCKPVKNQQEAQLCKLPRHHPLFREAHSDDDLYVDVQVIQEEKEEWAKPLTQLWQCLPFSPDAEREYNKCMGQQAPYCSICLLFYTHHQSESNTGSPSVTLVNRPGGQQWSKPLIPEMCFNTQSSKITDSGEGQLSNPNVAEDGTSRLVSCTQCCVRVHASCYGISRDDAELDEWLCARCEADAITEDCCLCSLRGGALQRANNDKWVHVMCAITVLEARFVNITERSPVDLSAIPLPRFRLKCVYCRKRIKREVKGCCVQCSHGRCSTAFHPTCAQAAGVLMHPDDWPFIVFITCHRHRAPAIPERSKAAMQELAVGQKVICKYKNGRYYQSELLELTTATFYEVVFDDGSFSDNLFPEDIENRDCVRLGPPAKGDAVQVRWTDGLIYGAKFVASHSIPMYLVEFEDGSQISAKREDIYTLDEDLPKRVKSRMSVASDMRFELFAQNEVKQTTKRQRVINSRYREDYIEPVIYRAIME; encoded by the exons ATGGCTTCGGACGCTTCCAAAGGGATTATGACTTTTTATCCCACTGCTGAGGAATTCAAGGATTTCAGGCGCTATGTTGCATATATGGAGTCGAAGGGAGCACATAAAGCAGGCCTGGCTAAA ATTGTCCCACCAAAAGAATGGAAGCCCAGACATTCTTATGACGACATAGATGATTTGGTGATACCTGCACCCATTCAGCAGGTTGTGACAGGTGTGTCAGGTCTCTTCACGCAGTACAACATACAGAGGAGATCCATGACGGTGAGAGAGTTTCGCAGGGTTGCCAACAGCAACAG GTACTGTAGTCCACATTATGATAACTTTGAGGAGCTGGAAAGGAAGTACTGGAAGAACGTGACCTTTAATGCTCCTTTATATGGGGCAGATGTTAATGGAACATTGTATGATCCA GATGTCAGGGAGTGGAATATTTGCCATCTGGACACCATTTTGGATACTGTGGAGCGTGACAGCGGCATCACTATTGAGGGTGTTAATACACCCTACTTGTATTTTGGCATGTGGAAGACCACCTTTCCATGGCACACAGAGGACATGGACCTCTACAGTATCAATTATTTGCACTTTGGAGAACCTAAATCATG GTATTGTATTCCTCCAGAGCATGGGAAAAGATTTGAGCGTCTGGCTCAAG GCTTCTTTCCCAATAGCGCTCAGAATTGTGATGCCTTTCTAAGGCACAAGATGACACTGATCTCTCCTTTTGTACTAAAGAAATACAGCATTCCATTCGAAAGG ATTACTCAGGAGGCTGGGGAGTTCATGATCACTTTCCCCTATTCCTATCATGCTGGTTTTAACCACGGCTTCAACTGTGCAGAGTCCACCAACTTTGCTACAGAGAGATGGATTGAATATGGCAAGCAGGCAGTTTTG TGCTCATGCCGTAGAGACATGGTGAAGATTTCCATGGATGTCTTTGTGAAAAAATACCAGCCAGATCGCTACGAACAGTGGCTGGAAGGCCGAGACCTGGTGCCCATTGACCATTCACGACCCACCCCAGAAGCTAAGGAGTTCTTGGATGAGTCATTTAAtgacatcaccagcagcagTGAGACTAGCTCCATCAAGAGCTGTGGGGAGGACGGACAGTGGAAGAG CACTAAACAAAGAATAGAGACCAAAAGACACCGGGTGTGTCTGGAAGTGCCCGAAGAAGTTGTGCCTCAGGTTGAAGATGAAGACGATGAAGAGCAGTATGGAAAGCGTCCTAGACTCAGTCTTATACCTCCACGGGCTGTGCCACAAGATGGGAAAAGAAATAAAG GCCCACCAAAGTTGGTTGTCACTCCAACCAAGCTCACGCTAATGGATCCATTTCACAGGGGCCTGTCCCAAAGTAAGGGTGACAGTGGCTGCCCTCCTCATTATACCAAGACTCGTGCACCTGCAATCTCATCTCAGTCCAGGTCCAGAAACGGGCATCTCTCAGTCTCAGCAGCCTCTATGTGGACAGAAGTTGGAACTCAGCCTGCCCGCAAAATGGGTGTTGCCAGTCTGCTATTCCACAGGACTCTGAGTCCTAAAGACATTCTTCAGGTGCAGAGCTACAGTCAAGAGACGCAGCGGCAACCCACCACACAGCTACATGTGCACAGCTATGCCAGAGAGCACCAGGCCCGCCATCTCCAGCACAAAACCTTAACGCCGGTTCCATCTTCATCTCAGGCGCCGCACTGTGAGCAAATGAAGGCACGGCCTCAATTTGAAATCACTATGACCAAAGTAGCACAGAATGAACAAGAAGCACAAAATATTGTGGTGACGGACAAAGAAGAACATGAACCCAAAACGTCCGTGCCTGTCGAAGCTCTGGCTGAAGTCGAGAAGCCTCAAGTTGAGCCCATAAGCAAGCCTGCTTCCCCGCTGGTTCTCACACAGCCACAAGATGTGAACAAAGTGGAAACTGAGGCTCCCAAGAGTAACAAGAGAAAG AATATCCAATCCCCCCTCGTGGATAATGGCATTGTCATCCTGAAAGACACCATTCCTGTCATGAAACCAGTGCACGATGAGCTGAAGGTGATTCCTCAGATTCATCAT GTGTCAGACGAGCAGTCGTACTGCAAGCCTGTCAAGAACCAGCAGGAAGCACAGCTGTGTAAGCTGCCTCGTCATCATCCTCTGTTCAGGGAGGCACACAGTGATGATG ATTTATATGTAGATGTGCAGGTCATCcaagaggagaaagaggagtGGGCAAAGCCACTAACCCAGTTATGGCAGTGTCTGCCATTTAGCCCTGATGCGGAGAGGGAATATAACAAATGCATGGGCCAACAGGCTCCCTACTGCTCTATCTGCCTGCTCTTCTACACTCACCATCAG tCTGAATCCAATACTGGGAGTCCCAGTGTGACACTGGTGAACCGTCCAGGGGGTCAACAGTGGTCTAAACCACTGATCCctgaaatgtgttttaacaCCCAGTCCAGTAAGATTACTGACAGCGGGGAGGGGCAGCTGTCTAACCCTAATGTAGCCGAGGATGGTACCAGCCGCCTGGTGAGCTGCACTCAGTGCTGCGTACGTGTACATGCAA GTTGCTATGGCATTTCCAGGGATGATGCAGAGCTAGATGAATGGCTGTGTGCCCGCTGTGAGGCTGACGCCATCACTGAG GACTGCTGCCTGTGTTCCCTGAGAGGAGGAGCTTTACAGAGAGCCAACAATGACAA GTGGGTTCATGTGATGTGTGCCATAACTGTGCTGGAAGCTCGCTTTGTCAACATCACTGAGCGGAGCCCAGTTGACCTCTCTGCCATCCCACTGCCACGTTTCAGACTG AAATGTGTGTACTGCAGGAAACGGATAAAGAGGGAAGTGAAAGGCTGCTGTGTTCAGTGCTCCCATGGGCGTTGCTCCACGGCGTTTCACCCCACATGTGCTCAGGCAGCTGGTGTCCTCATGCACCCAGATGACTGGCCATTTATAGTCTTCATCACCTGCCACAGGCATAGAGCACCAGCCATACCTGAG CGCAGCAAAGCTGCCATGCAGGAACTGGCAGTGGGCCAAAAGGTGATCTGTAAATACAAGAATGGCCGTTACTACCAGAGCGAATTGCTGGAGCTAACCACGGCTACGTTTTATGAAGTGGTGTTTGACGACGGCTCATTCAGCGACAACCTCTTCCCTGAGGATATTGAG aACCGGGACTGCGTCCGCCTCGGCCCACCTGCCAAAGGTGACGCTGTTCAAGTTCGATGGACAGATGGGTTGATATATGGAGCCAAGTTTGTAGCTTCCCACTCCATCCCCATGTACCTG gtggaaTTTGAGGATGGTTCGCAAATCTCTGCCAAGCGAGAAGACATCTACACTCTAGATGAAGATCTGCCTAAACGGGTCAAGTCAAGAATG TCGGTGGCATCAGACATGCGTTTCGAGCTCTTCGCGCAAAACGAAGTCAAGCAGACCACCAAAAGGCAGCGGGTCATCAATTCTCGATATAGAGAGGACTACATTGAGCCCGTCATCTATCGAGCCATCATGGAGTGA